The segment GTTCCTCTTGCACCTTATCCAACACCTCCAGCCCCATATGCTGCtacccctcctcctcctcctccttcagcAGCCAATGGTATGTTAGTTTCTTGCGCACTTGTTTTAGCTTCAAAAGTCAAAACTATTTTGGATTTCCTTTGCGTTCCAatctcaaagaaaaagaagacgaGGAATTAAAGGGAATGGCCAAGAGCCCTTGGAATCTTGCATCTACTTTTTGATGCtagtctttcttttctttttctttgaataaaactatgcATCATGTGATTCAGCACGAGTACAGATTCTCTGCTGTTATTAATTACTTGATACTGCAAATGCaatctataatttaaatttctcGTTATCAGGTGCTAGCtctgtaaatattttaatttgatgatgattttcagGTGCACAGAGCCAGCTTGTGTGTTCTGGATGTCGAAACCTGTTACTCTATCCAGTTGGAGCAACCTCTGTATGCTGTGCTGTTTGCAATGCAGTCACAGCCGTGCCACCTCCTGGTACGAGTAAATCTATCATTTGACTAAACAATcttcatatatttattaatcaaaaacTGAATCTGTTAAATCCAGTTTAGACTAAAGAGTTCTCTTGTTTCATATCCATCAATAGCAATAGGATCCAATTTTCTATCATCTTCCTTGATACATGAGAAATAGTCAAGACATTTATCTTTTCCATCGTTGTTATAACTTAAAccagaaatataattttttccccTCCCATCAGCCCTTGGCCCTTTGCTATTATGTTATGGAAATGTTCAACAGATGCAGTCACCATTCGATGAACTCCTGCGATGCAAAAACAACAATTTCAGATATAAATTGTTTATGACATCCAGAGAAATATCTGAACATAGTAATTTGTCTGTTCAACAATATATGAATTAGGCACGGAAATGGCCCAGTTGGTTTGTGGAGGTTGCCACACCTTACTCATGTACATCCGTGGAGCAACCAGTGTGCAGTGTTCTTGTTGTCACACAGTCAATCTAGCCTTGGAGGGTAAGGAACTTGAGAACCTATTGCTTTTCAACCACTCTAGTATGTAATGTATTACCTGCCGAAAGACTTTTTGCTTAAGATTAAGCTGGGAAATAAACATCACATCCATAATATGACAGCAAATCAAGTGGCACATGTCAATTGCGGGAACTGCAGGATGCTGCTGATGTACCAATATGGAGCACGGTCTGTGAAATGTGCTGTTTGCAATTTTGTGACACCTATTGGGGTCAGTATATaacttttttcctcttttttttttaatatattttgttagttCAGAAGCCCCTAAAGTAATTGACAGGGTCCATTCCTGAAATAGCAGTTGAAGGCTAAGTTATAGATGGCATTCATAGGTGCTCAAGACCTCAAGCCAACAAAAACCTTAAAGCACCCCGCGCGTAGAGGCTAATTAGAACATGAAATTACATCTGTAGATATAATGATCTTAAAGAGAAGTTAATACCaatatttaagtaatcaagGGTCTTTTTTCTTCTGATGAACACTCAAAACCTCTACATctttctgttgatttttttcctttgtttgttGGATGATGCAGGTCTCAACAAGCGCCACTGAAGAGAAGTTCATTGCCTGAATAGTTACACAGCTGTACTAAGTTGGTCATTACAGATTCTACAAGTATGTTTTTGCATATTACAATATCTCCTCCGACGATAGCATCTCCTGGTGAAGCAGAGGAAAATCCCTCCAGCCACAAGTATAGAGTAATGTTTTATCTCCCGTTTGCGTGACCTACCTACTTAATATGAATAAGCAGTTTTGAATGAATGAACGAATGTGTGTGAAGTGTTAAGATTCTATGGAAAGACTTTAGACTCTGACTCTGAGTGCATTTGGAAATCCTGGGATaagatgaactttattttcttctacTTTAACAATATGTGACTGCACAAGTAGCATCAGGTGCACCGGAAAGATTCATTTCACATACTCTATCTCTGCTTTGGAATTCTCtgaaaaaatggtctcaatgCAAACAGTTTCTACAAGGTCATTTTCCTAGACCAGATAACTTCTTGCTTGGATTAGAGATCACATAGGGTACCAAAGAGATATTTTAAGAAGTATTTATAACTTAATCGGTGACCACACCTCCCCTTCAAGGAAGAGTTTCTATCTTCAGAATTCTTTCTCGagcaacaaaaatgaaaaatggtCATGTCTTCAATCAACTCCCTACCAGAAACGTTTTCCTCGTGGTTTGAACTC is part of the Populus nigra chromosome 8, ddPopNigr1.1, whole genome shotgun sequence genome and harbors:
- the LOC133701077 gene encoding protein LOL1; this translates as MPVPLAPYPTPPAPYAATPPPPPPSAANGAQSQLVCSGCRNLLLYPVGATSVCCAVCNAVTAVPPPGTEMAQLVCGGCHTLLMYIRGATSVQCSCCHTVNLALEANQVAHVNCGNCRMLLMYQYGARSVKCAVCNFVTPIGVSTSATEEKFIA